From Haloglomus litoreum, the proteins below share one genomic window:
- a CDS encoding ArsR/SmtB family transcription factor — protein MSELLSSDSDTPSGDIASESGEHEEGDLQTLWLDSEEAGDLLSSLASDTARSVLTALHEEPATASEVADRVDTSLQNARHHLNSLQDADLVEVEETRYSSKGREMSVYAPVSDPTVVFVGSREHDGGLLDSLRSVLPVLTVLALASLLVQWLVVPSVGSTASGELPRIGESLGGGAPLALPVGLVFLAGGLLVAGLVLALSRRTTT, from the coding sequence ATGTCCGAACTGTTGTCCTCCGACTCGGACACGCCGTCGGGGGATATCGCGAGCGAGTCAGGCGAGCACGAGGAGGGAGACCTCCAGACCCTCTGGCTCGACTCCGAGGAGGCCGGCGACCTCCTCTCGTCGCTGGCCTCCGACACCGCGCGGTCGGTGCTGACGGCGCTCCACGAGGAGCCCGCCACGGCCTCGGAGGTCGCCGACAGGGTGGACACCTCGCTCCAGAACGCCCGCCACCACCTGAACAGTCTCCAGGACGCGGACCTCGTCGAGGTCGAGGAGACACGGTACTCCTCGAAGGGGCGCGAGATGAGCGTCTACGCCCCCGTCAGCGACCCGACGGTCGTCTTCGTCGGCAGCCGCGAACACGACGGGGGGTTACTCGACTCGCTGCGCAGCGTCCTGCCCGTGCTGACCGTCCTGGCGCTGGCCAGTCTGCTCGTCCAGTGGCTGGTCGTCCCGAGCGTCGGGTCGACGGCGAGCGGCGAACTCCCCCGGATCGGCGAGAGTCTGGGCGGCGGCGCCCCGCTCGCGCTCCCGGTCGGCCTGGTCTTCCTCGCCGGGGGGCTGCTGGTCGCCGGCCTGGTGCTGGCGCTGTCGCGCCGGACCACCACATAG
- a CDS encoding S8 family serine peptidase — protein sequence MNRGTALRVVFAAVLLVAPLAPVLALTTPAPETRHVGDSPGTGAQFDRLFGDGARPTPVDREVLVTVKLHGEESLSTESLELRQKRYIQDGSPHVEGYVALSDVRDLSSNPAVEVVRMRQRHRGPSGQVAAGVARVGADSVHDRGLTGDDVTVGIIDGGFRVSDPELAGHVAAHRSFGAAGDADHGTAVASVVADTAPDADIHVAAVGDTTTAAEYREAVTWLRASGVDVIVDAGSYFGHTDAGTGSLSSVARNASGDVLFVTSAGNYAQRHWAGNHVPDGGRWVAFAPGAEGNALADGEVFAGRVRASLQWTPVDGNGTTADYELYLFRRGIGGPRVVASASPDGNDSAVYLDTTVPRGRYYLAVEADDVPGPHRLELFATRDLAHRTPAGSLAVPASSRGVLAVGAYDYGTDSIAEFSSRGPVDNRTGVDLVAPDAVAAPGTGAAGGTSFAAPYVAGTAALVLDAHPNATAAQLRDVLERSARDVGAPGRDDATGAGLLDARTAATLADSRFVLATGANRTTTATPVPEGTAEPTPAPTPS from the coding sequence ATGAACCGTGGGACGGCTCTCCGGGTGGTGTTCGCCGCCGTGTTACTGGTGGCGCCGCTCGCCCCGGTTCTGGCACTCACCACGCCGGCGCCCGAGACGAGACACGTCGGCGATAGCCCGGGGACCGGCGCCCAGTTCGACCGACTGTTCGGCGACGGGGCCAGGCCGACCCCGGTCGACCGGGAGGTGCTGGTGACGGTGAAACTCCACGGCGAGGAGTCGCTCTCGACCGAGAGCCTCGAACTCCGACAGAAACGCTACATCCAGGACGGGAGCCCGCACGTCGAGGGGTACGTAGCGCTCTCGGACGTGCGTGATCTCTCCTCGAACCCCGCGGTCGAGGTCGTCCGGATGCGCCAGCGCCACCGGGGCCCGAGCGGCCAGGTGGCCGCGGGCGTCGCCCGGGTCGGCGCCGACAGCGTCCACGACCGCGGCCTGACCGGCGACGACGTGACCGTCGGCATCATCGACGGCGGGTTCCGGGTCTCGGACCCCGAACTCGCGGGGCACGTCGCGGCCCACCGCTCGTTCGGCGCCGCCGGCGACGCCGACCACGGGACCGCCGTCGCGAGCGTCGTCGCCGACACCGCCCCGGATGCCGACATCCACGTCGCCGCGGTCGGTGACACCACCACCGCCGCGGAGTACCGCGAGGCGGTGACCTGGCTCCGGGCGTCCGGCGTGGATGTCATCGTCGATGCCGGGAGCTACTTCGGCCACACCGACGCCGGAACCGGCAGCCTCTCGTCGGTCGCCCGGAACGCCTCCGGCGATGTCCTCTTCGTCACCTCGGCAGGCAACTACGCCCAGCGCCACTGGGCCGGTAACCACGTCCCCGACGGAGGGCGCTGGGTCGCCTTCGCCCCCGGCGCCGAGGGGAACGCGCTGGCCGACGGCGAGGTCTTCGCCGGCCGGGTCCGTGCGAGCCTCCAGTGGACGCCCGTCGACGGCAACGGGACGACGGCCGACTACGAGCTCTACCTGTTCCGGCGGGGAATCGGTGGTCCGCGCGTCGTCGCCTCCGCCAGCCCCGACGGCAACGACTCCGCGGTCTACCTCGACACGACCGTCCCCCGGGGGCGGTACTACCTCGCGGTCGAGGCCGACGACGTCCCGGGCCCCCACCGGCTGGAACTGTTCGCGACCCGCGACCTGGCCCACCGGACGCCGGCCGGGAGTCTCGCGGTACCCGCCAGCTCTCGCGGCGTTCTGGCGGTGGGGGCGTACGATTACGGGACGGACTCGATCGCGGAGTTCAGTTCACGCGGGCCCGTCGATAACCGGACCGGGGTTGACCTGGTCGCGCCGGATGCCGTGGCGGCACCGGGGACGGGCGCAGCCGGTGGCACCTCCTTCGCCGCCCCCTACGTCGCCGGAACCGCGGCGCTCGTGCTCGACGCGCATCCGAACGCCACGGCAGCACAGCTCCGGGACGTGCTCGAGCGGAGCGCCCGGGACGTGGGGGCGCCGGGGCGGGACGACGCGACCGGGGCCGGGCTGCTTGACGCCCGGACCGCTGCGACGCTCGCCGACAGCCGCTTCGTGCTGGCGACGGGGGCCAACCGGACCACGACGGCTACCCCGGTCCCCGAGGGGACGGCCGAGCCGACCCCAGCGCCGACGCCGAGCTGA
- a CDS encoding PAS domain S-box protein gives MSGTGEPLFVADGERDRIEVLHVEDDPAFATVARRFLERCDPSLEVTSETDPREALDRLEEESFDCVLCDYDMPGMNGIELLESLRESYPELPFILFTGKGSEEVASDAFSAGATDYFGKSSDASEYEVLAERIATVVEKYRTERQLERSEERYRRLVETAPVAIAVHRGDEIAFANRAAADFLGVDAPAELIGDDPLSYLDTDDRAVARERIARLLADEATMESLEERYVDADGNLKHGLVAGSAVEYGGERAVQVIVRDITEHRERQQELERYRQLVEAMGDGVYALDADGCFEMFNERMVELSGYSREELQGRYAGDVMTEAGLETVEAAIQSLLDGETDSVTVEVQAKRADGEVVPRELTLTLQPTEPGESFAGTVGVVHDITDRVKRERELEAQNERLEAFAEIVSHDLRNPLTVVEGHVELARELAEEGASGEELVPQLEAIADATDRMLSMTGDLLTLSRQGDTVGERHPVALAPLARDVWSTLDTGAATLETRDPGQVEADRTRLEQLLANLLENAVEHGSTDGQSSPDDPVETPADGADEGLTVTVVGTADGFAVTDDGPGVPQEDRDDVFERGYSTEQGTGVGLAIVRTVAEAHGWTVTVGESAAGGARFEFHTDG, from the coding sequence CCGGCGTTCGCGACGGTCGCGAGGCGGTTCCTCGAACGGTGCGACCCCTCGCTGGAGGTGACCTCGGAGACCGACCCGCGGGAGGCACTCGACCGGCTGGAGGAGGAGTCGTTCGACTGCGTCCTCTGTGACTACGACATGCCCGGGATGAACGGCATCGAGCTCCTGGAGTCGCTCCGGGAGTCGTACCCGGAGCTGCCGTTCATCCTGTTCACGGGGAAGGGGAGCGAGGAGGTGGCCAGCGACGCGTTCTCGGCCGGCGCGACCGACTACTTCGGGAAGTCCAGCGACGCCAGCGAGTACGAGGTGCTGGCCGAGCGCATCGCGACGGTCGTCGAGAAGTACCGCACCGAGCGCCAGCTGGAGCGGAGCGAGGAGCGGTACCGGCGCCTCGTCGAGACGGCGCCCGTGGCCATCGCCGTCCACCGGGGCGACGAGATCGCCTTCGCCAACCGGGCGGCGGCCGACTTCCTGGGGGTCGACGCCCCGGCCGAACTCATCGGGGACGACCCGCTGTCGTACCTCGATACGGACGACCGGGCGGTGGCCCGCGAGCGCATCGCGAGGCTGCTGGCCGACGAGGCGACCATGGAGTCGCTGGAGGAGCGGTACGTCGACGCGGACGGGAACCTGAAACACGGACTCGTCGCCGGCAGCGCCGTCGAGTACGGGGGCGAGCGGGCCGTCCAGGTGATCGTTCGGGACATCACCGAGCACCGCGAGCGCCAGCAGGAGCTGGAGCGCTACCGGCAGCTCGTCGAGGCGATGGGCGACGGCGTCTACGCGCTCGACGCGGACGGCTGCTTCGAGATGTTCAACGAGCGGATGGTGGAGCTGTCCGGGTACAGTCGCGAGGAGCTACAGGGGCGGTACGCGGGCGACGTGATGACCGAGGCAGGGCTGGAGACCGTCGAAGCGGCCATCCAGTCGCTGCTCGACGGGGAGACCGACTCGGTCACGGTCGAGGTGCAGGCGAAGCGGGCCGACGGGGAGGTGGTCCCCCGGGAGCTGACGCTGACGCTCCAGCCCACCGAGCCGGGCGAGTCGTTCGCCGGCACTGTCGGCGTGGTCCACGACATCACCGACCGCGTGAAGCGCGAGCGGGAACTGGAGGCACAGAACGAGCGGCTGGAGGCGTTCGCCGAGATCGTCAGCCACGACCTCCGGAACCCGCTGACCGTGGTGGAGGGCCACGTCGAGCTGGCCCGCGAACTCGCCGAGGAGGGAGCGAGCGGGGAGGAGCTGGTCCCGCAGCTCGAGGCCATCGCCGATGCGACCGACCGGATGCTGTCGATGACGGGGGACCTGCTCACGCTGTCCAGGCAGGGAGACACCGTCGGCGAGCGCCACCCGGTGGCGCTCGCACCGCTCGCCAGGGACGTCTGGAGCACGCTCGACACCGGCGCCGCCACGCTCGAGACCCGGGACCCCGGCCAGGTCGAGGCCGACCGCACCCGGCTGGAACAACTGCTCGCCAACCTGCTCGAGAACGCCGTGGAGCACGGCTCCACGGACGGCCAGTCGTCGCCCGACGACCCGGTGGAGACCCCCGCCGACGGTGCCGACGAGGGACTCACGGTCACCGTGGTGGGGACGGCCGACGGGTTCGCGGTGACGGACGACGGTCCCGGTGTCCCACAGGAGGACCGCGACGACGTGTTCGAGCGGGGCTACTCCACCGAGCAGGGCACCGGCGTCGGGCTCGCCATCGTCCGCACGGTCGCCGAGGCGCACGGCTGGACGGTCACCGTCGGTGAGAGCGCGGCCGGCGGCGCCCGGTTCGAGTTCCACACCGACGGCTGA